From Anopheles darlingi chromosome 2, idAnoDarlMG_H_01, whole genome shotgun sequence, the proteins below share one genomic window:
- the LOC125959851 gene encoding gamma-tubulin complex component 3, whose product MNRNQQPNYPVIYELLKQLCRNLAGEHSDEVLKVVTQLISHKPNSIVASGSSSIAASESSIVARINRRLASRSQASVTVFSGFYEQLISTTESRQRAPILEFLLNLSEADKCVGASALQIDLRHDTGGIGGGTLDSAISKLSLDSGIGSVRAMYPVSASNGTIVTNGNTEGVAAISNELEESMIQDVIYACTGIEGKYLRKNIVTGEFKLDHVMGRNLDTCDAGMLLRLAEVGHFYNKTVKFTDPKSDSYLTGSFGQGYITALLKELTNYYGLIANLQEALNSRSERMTLMRVMVWLVEPMERLQWLSVISEACREKKGGELASAVHKFIWHGDPMVRTMSRELLQYACIPLQQMLTQWLTDGKIVDPNAEFFIEKMTEVCYNRLWHDQFRLRLKMVPTFISNALANQILVIGKSINFLREICKDRAPVRERTDLSKCLSEHLEYLYSPHSNTELHVLIDSVYLKTSKRVLDIVLGPHRLFDHLKAMRDYLLLGQGHFADLLMEYLKEELDRPAKDIGQQELFMTVAEAVRKSSCEQEDPEVLNYLDVYFMCPYEGDTGWDVFCLTYKVQEPLGTLFQPVQNSYRALFKQLWNMKRFEYILSSIWRNQMLGARCYKPIASDISVIMQLLQTCCAKMTNLISQMQYYILFEVIECSWVQFSARVGQAKALDDVLEAHEKFLQRIRIGLFIDESTYALTTSLEDIFTSVRELDQWQMNFFDLCNRELNSRKAFEDHIRESEVAGTYGVTAERTLERDEERQQFQHQLMLCQKSIIMIGSKYETSVHQFLYKLASSPTESLPQLCMRLDYNEYYKHRDSRHSTTLTFQYMRKSMAGNFGRK is encoded by the exons ATGAATCGTAACCAGCAACCCAACTATCCCGTCATCTATGAGCTGCTCAAACAGCTCTGCCGGAATCTCGCCGGGGAACACTCAG ACGAAGTACTGAAAGTGGTAACGCAGCTCATTAGCCACAAGCCGAACTCGATCGTTGCGTCCGGCAGCTCCTCGATAGCCGCCAGTGAATCCTCCATCGTAGCCCGCATCAACCGCCGGTTAGCTTCCCGAAGCCAGGCCAGTGTGACCGTGTTCAGCGGGTTCTACGAGCAGCTGATTTCGACC ACCGAAAGCAGACAGCGGGCACCGATTCTGGAATTCCTGCTGAACCTTTCGGAGGCAGATAAATGTGTGGGGGCAAGCGCTTTGCAGATTGACTTGCGCCACGATACGGGCGGCATTGGAGGAGGCACACTGGATAGTGCGATCAGTAAGCTGAGCCTCGATTCCGGCATCGGTAGTGTCCGCGCGATGTACCCTGTGAGCGCCAGCAACGGCACGATTGTCACCAATGGCAACACCGAAGGGGTTGCTGCCATTAGCAACGAGCTAGAAGAAAGTATGATCCAGGATGTCATCTACGCGTGCACCGGTATAGAAGGCAAGTACCTTCGGAAGAACATTGTGACAGGCGAGTTTAAGCTCGATCATGTTATGGGCCGCAATCTCGATACGTGCGACGCTGGAATGCTGCTCCGTTTGGCCGAGGTTGGGCATTTCTACAACAAAACCGTAAAGTTCACCGACCCGAAAAGTGACTCCTACCTAACGGGAAGCTTCGGTCAAGGTTACATCACGGCCCTGCTAAAGGAGCTAACCAACTATTACGGATTGATTGCGAATCTCCAGGAAGCGCTCAACAGCCGGTCGGAGCGGATGACGCTAATGCGGGtgatggtttggttggtggaaCCGATGGAACGTCTGCAGTGGCTGTCGGTAATATCCGAGGCGTGCCGCGAGAAAAAAGGTGGGGAGCTGGCGTCCGCTGTGCACAAGTTCATCTGGCACGGTGACCCGATGGTCCGTACAATGTCCCGTGAATTGCTGCAATACGCCTGCATTCCACTGCAACAGATGCTGACACAGTGGCTAACGGATGGCAAGATAGTCGATCCAAATGCGGAGTTTTTCATCGAAAAGATGACCGAAGTCTGCTACAATCGTCTGTGGCACGATCAGTTCCGGCTACGATTAAAAATGGTACCAACGTTCATCTCGAATGCCCTCGCCAATCAGATACTGGTCATTGGCAAAAGCATAAACTTTTTGCGTGAAATTTGCAAAGATCGTGCGCCGGTACGAGAGCGGACGGATCTGAGTAAATGTCTCAGCGAGCATCTGGAGTATCTGTACAGCCCGCACAGCAACACGGAACTGCACGTACTGATCGACAGTGTGTATCTGAAGACGTCCAAGCGCGTTCTCGACATCGTGCTCGGCCCACATCGGCTGTTCGATCATCTAAAAGCGATGCGTGACTATCTGCTGCTCGGTCAGGGCCATTTTGCGGATCTGCTGATGGAGTATCTAAAGGAAGAGCTCGATCGGCCGGCGAAAGATATTGGCCAGCAGGAACTCTTTATGACCGTAGCAGAGGCAGTACGCAAATCTTCCTGCGAGCAAGAAGATCCGGAGGTGCTGAACTATCTCGACGTCTACTTCATGTGCCCTTACGAGGGTGATACGGGCTGGGATGTGTTTTGCTTAACGTACAAGGTTCAGGAACCGCTCGGTACCCTCTTCCAGCCGGTGCAGAACTCCTACCGTGCTTTATTTAAACAACTGTGGAACATGAAACGATTCGAGTACATACTGTCCAGTATTTGGCGTAACCAGATGCTGGGAGCACGTTGTTACAAGCCGATTGCGTCCGACATAAGCGTTATTATGCAGCTCCTGCAGACCTGCTGCGCGAAAATGACCAACCTCATCTCGCAAATGCAGTATTACATCCTGTTCGAGGTCATCGAATGCTCGTGGGTGCAGTTTAGCGCACGCGTCGGGCAAGCGAAGGCACTCGATGATGTGTTGGAAGCACACGAAAAATTTCTCCAGCGCATCAGGATCGGCCTATTTATTGACGAGTCAACATACGCGTTAACCACATCGTTGGAGGATATCTTCACTTCGGTTCGCGAGTTGGACCAGTGGCAGATGAACTTCTTCGACCTGTGCAATCGCGAGCTGAATTCGCGCAAGGCTTTTGAGGATCACATCCGGGAAAGTGAGGTAGCCGGCACGTACGGTGTAACGGCCGAGCGCACACTCGAGCGAGACGAGGAGCGACAGCAGTTTCAGCATCAATTGATGTTATGCCAGAAATCGATCATTATGATTGGTTCAAAGTACGAGACCTCCGTACACCAATTTCTGTACAAGCTGGCCAGTTCACCGACGGAGTCATTGCCGCAGCTGTGCATGAGGTTGGACTACAACGAGTACTACAAACACCGCGACTCGCGTCACAGCACGACGTTAACCTTTCAGTATATGCGCAAAAGTATGGCCGGTAATTTCGGGCGCAAATGA
- the LOC125959877 gene encoding uncharacterized protein LOC125959877: MAASAQASRGLTALFKRGWNEIPEVVGSSVIALIGIGLSVVGLTNYYRKDADNRRYKLTYVVMRPEDPRAAKIRKD, from the coding sequence ATGGCAGCTTCAGCACAGGCAAGCCGCGGGCTCACCGCTCTGTTCAAGCGCGGCTGGAACGAGATTCCAGAGGTCGTCGGATCATCCGTAATTGCCCTGATCGGTATCGGCCTGAGCGTGGTCGGATTGACCAACTATTACCGTAAAGATGCCGATAACCGCCGCTACAAGCTCACGTACGTGGTGATGCGCCCCGAGGATCCCCGGGCAGCCAAAATTCGCAAGGATTAG